The following is a genomic window from Marinobacter sp. NP-4(2019).
ACGATAGCAAAAAATTCCTCGATGGAGCGTGACTCCGGTTCTGGCGTGTACGAATGCCATTTCAGATCGCTACGCATCCAGTAGATTTTCCAGCGTTGAGATTTTTTGACGTAGGTAGCTTTGGCCACCGGCGACTCAATGATCGTGGCCGGCTCACGAAAATGCGGGCGAATCTCCACAATCTGCACGCTTTGGCCAGAAACTCGCACGTCTAGATCTAACTTGGGTCGGATCTCTACTGGCGGCCTCCGGTCCTCAAGAAATTCAGAAGCGGCCCGCTCAATTTTCTTTGCTTCGAACTCACTGAATGCCATATTGATTCTCTATGGGAACGCCCACATAACGCCTGCAGCACGCGCGACCTTGGAATGGCGCTGAAGGCGCCATGGAAAGGGCGTCGCTGTGACTGCACTGGTTATGTTTCGATGCTACGTAGAAACTCTCTATATAGCGCTTGATGCCTACCATTGTGGTTTTCCTCTCCGGGCTTTGTCAGGGTCCCTTTCGGCGGAATGTAGCTTTTTATCCACTTTTCAGGCGTCGGACTCCAGCGAATGTTTACCGCTGCAAGCTTGGGAAAGAAGTATAGTGACGAGTATCCGGGGACGTTGTCATGAATCCACCACGCTAGTGCCTGCCAATCCCCCGTCTTTTCGTAGTAGTCAACAAGCGAATTAACCACAATACAAGCGGTTGCTCCAATCTCGCTATTCTTATCACGGTAGTCCCAAATATGGTGGGCATAGTTCGACTCGTTGCTGGAGCAGTTATATTGATTTTTGTATTCGGCCCCTTTTGCGTTTACAGCCGGTGAGCGGTATCCAGATCTGATTGAAACGCGACCTAAAGCCCCTTGGATTGGCTCAAGGACTTCCTGGCATAGGCCACGTCCCGCCTCAATTGCAATATCGGGATATTCTGGAATATTCGGGATGCGCTCGATTTGAGAGATTTCCGAGTACAAAAAATCTCTCATAAAAAACGAATCAGATAAGCGTACTCGGCCCAGTTGTTCTAGCGCCTTCACGGATTGAGGTGATCGCAAACTGACCTCCTTGAAACATAACGCTAGCGTAACGGGCCGATTTGGAGCGCCAGCGGAAAACCGGTCCCGTTGACGCAATGGTTAAGAATCCTCGTTTTTCTTCCCGCCATATCGCTCAAACTCCATGCCCATAAGCTTAAATTTGGCTGCATAAGGCATTACGAGCAGCCCGATAAAAATCCCCAAAAGAGTCAGCTGCTGGGAGGTGAACTTATAAACTGAAGCGATATCTAGGACCAATATCGCTGCCACAAAAAACGCTAGCAAGCGACAGTACACGGCAAAGCTATCGGTTACTCGACTAGACTTTTTTCTACTTTCTATTTTCTGGTAAGCCCTGCCTCCCGCCTTCAAGGAATCGAACTTGGGCAGCGAAGGTATTTCTTCAAGACTTAGCGTATCTCCTGATACCTGAAAGATACGCTTCTCCTTGCCATCGTAAGCGTAAACAAAAGCCGGAGGAGAGGATGGAAGAAGCCTTGCATAGTCTGCTAGCTGTTGTACAGCGTTACTAACTGATTGGGATTCCGTAGAGCTTTTGATCTCAATGATGCCGATGACATCGTTGGTACCTTGATCAATGATCGCTACATCAATCGATATCCGTTTATGGCGATCTACAGAAACCGGGAACTCTAAATGAA
Proteins encoded in this region:
- a CDS encoding DUF3024 domain-containing protein translates to MAFSEFEAKKIERAASEFLEDRRPPVEIRPKLDLDVRVSGQSVQIVEIRPHFREPATIIESPVAKATYVKKSQRWKIYWMRSDLKWHSYTPEPESRSIEEFFAIVNADENGCFFG
- a CDS encoding peptidase M15, which codes for MRSPQSVKALEQLGRVRLSDSFFMRDFLYSEISQIERIPNIPEYPDIAIEAGRGLCQEVLEPIQGALGRVSIRSGYRSPAVNAKGAEYKNQYNCSSNESNYAHHIWDYRDKNSEIGATACIVVNSLVDYYEKTGDWQALAWWIHDNVPGYSSLYFFPKLAAVNIRWSPTPEKWIKSYIPPKGTLTKPGEENHNGRHQALYREFLRSIET
- a CDS encoding type I restriction enzyme HsdR N-terminal domain-containing protein — its product is MRELEVQKALRQELTELGYPESAVHLEFPVSVDRHKRISIDVAIIDQGTNDVIGIIEIKSSTESQSVSNAVQQLADYARLLPSSPPAFVYAYDGKEKRIFQVSGDTLSLEEIPSLPKFDSLKAGGRAYQKIESRKKSSRVTDSFAVYCRLLAFFVAAILVLDIASVYKFTSQQLTLLGIFIGLLVMPYAAKFKLMGMEFERYGGKKNEDS